In Salvelinus namaycush isolate Seneca chromosome 15, SaNama_1.0, whole genome shotgun sequence, a genomic segment contains:
- the LOC120059797 gene encoding WD repeat-containing protein 20-like, giving the protein MAAEGGGKELNEIKTQFNTREGVYKLLTHSEYSRPNRVPFNSQGSNPVKVSFANVNDQSGNGDRICFNVGRELYFYIYKGVRKAADLSKPIDKRIYKGTQPTCHDFNHLTATADGVSLLVGFSAGQVQLIDPIKKETSKLFNEERLIDKSRVTCVKWVPGLERLFLVAHSSGNMYLYNVENTCGTTVPHYQLLKQGKNYSVHTCKSKSTRNPLLKWTVGEGALNEFAFSPDGKFLACVSQDGFLRVFNFDAVELHGTMKSYFGGLLCMCWSPDGKYIVAGGEDDLVTVWSFVDCRVIARGHGHKSWVSVVAFDHYTTSVEDADPMEFSGSDEDFQGQIHFGRDRANSTQSRLSKPNSTDSRTVHTTYRFGSVGQDTQLCLWDLTEDILFPHLPLSRTRTHTNVMNATSPPAGGGVAGDIVNNVSNNPSTNDSGANTPSNSLSSPLPRSNSLPHSPAMTANNKSSAIASGVSKFATLSLHDRKEQHQETDHKRNHSMGHISSKSSDKLNMLTKSRTDPAKTLGTLLCPRMEDLPLLEPLICKKIAHERLTVLIFLEDCIVTACQEGFIWTWARPGKVGLSSQKQAVSPSGTII; this is encoded by the exons ATGGCggcggagggaggagggaaggagttGAACGAAATTAAAACTCAGTTCAATACACGGGAAGGCGTCTATAAACTCCTCACTCACTCCGAATATAGCCGCCCCAACAGGGTGCCTTTTAATTCCCAGGGTTCAAACCCCGTCAAAGTCTCCTTCGCCAACGTCAATGACCAGTCTGGTAACGGCGACAGAATCTGTTTTAATGTGGGCCGGGAGCTGTACTTCTACATCTACAAAGGCGTTAGAAAG GCGGCTGACTTGAGCAAGCCTATCGACAAGAGGATATACAAGGGAACACAGCCCACATGTCATGACTTCAACCACCTGACGGCCACGGCGGACGGCGTCTCCCTGCTGGTGGGCTTCTCGGCAGGCCAAGTGCAGCTCATCGACCCCATCAAGAAGGAAACCAGTAAGCTCTTCAATGAGGAA AGACTAATAGACAAATCCAGAGTGACTTGTGTAAAATGGGTGCCCGGCTTGGAGAGGTTGTTCCTAGTCGCTCATTCCAGTGGAAACATGTACTTGTACAACGTAGAAAACACGTGTGGCACCACGGTGCCTCACTACCAGTTGCTCAAACAGGGCAAGAACTACTCGGTGCACACATGTAAGAGCAAGTCCACGCGCAACCCTTTGCTCAAATGGACGGTGGGCGAGGGAGCGCTCAACGAGTTTGCCTTTTCACCTGACGGGAAGTTCCTGGCGTGTGTCAGCCAGGACGGCTTCCTTCGGGTCTTCAACTTTGACGCGGTGGAGCTGCACGGGACCATGAAAAGCTACTTTGGGGGTCTGCTGTGCATGTGCTGGAGTCCGGACGGAAAGTACATTGTCGCGGGGGGCGAGGATGATCTGGTGACCGTGTGGTCGTTTGTGGACTGCCGGGTTATCGCGCGCGGTCACGGACACAAATCATGGGTCAGCGTGGTGGCGTTTGACCACTACACAACCAGCGTGGAGGATGCAGACCCTATGGAGTTCAGCGGCAGCGACGAGGACTTCCAGGGCCAAATCCACTTTGGTCGCGACCGGGCCAACAGTACGCAGTCCCGGCTCTCCAAACCCAACTCCACGGACAGTCGGACAGTACACACCACGTACAGGTTTGGCTCAGTGGGCCAGGACACTCAGCTGTGCTTGTGGGACCTCACAGAAGATATCCTTTTCCCCCACCTCCCGCTTTCCCGGACAAGAACACACACCAATGTGATGAACGCTACCAGCCCCCCGGCGGGAGGTGGAGTCGCTGGTGACATAGTGAACAATGTGAGTAATAACCCTAGCACGAACGACAGCGGCGCCAACACCCCCAGtaactccctctcctctcccctgccacgCTCCAACAGCTTACCGCACTCGCCAGCTATGACTGCCAACAACAAGAGCAGTGCCATCGCCTCGGGTGTCAGCAAGTTCGCCACGCTCTCCCTTCACGATCGCAAAGAGCAGCACCAGGAGACGGACCACAAACGGAACCACAGCATGGGTCACATTAGCAGCAAGAGCAGTGACAAGCTCAACATGCTCACCAAATCCAGAACAGACCCTGCAAAGACtctggggacactgctctgtccCCGCATGGAAGACCTACCCCTACTAGAGCCTCTTATCTGTAAAAAGATAGCACATGAGAGACTGACTGTCTTAATATTTCTTGAGGACTGTATAGTGACAGCTTGTCAGGAGGGATTTATTTGGACATGGGCGAGGCCTGGAAAAGTG GGTTTGTCATCCCAAAAGCAAGCCGTCTCTCCCAGTGGAACGATAATATAG